A DNA window from Verrucomicrobiia bacterium contains the following coding sequences:
- a CDS encoding esterase family protein: MVEYDSTTVGTRRKVLIYTPPGYSADQKYPVLYLLHGIGGDEEEWRRGGQPEVILDNLIADQKAVPMVIVMPNGRAQPNDRAEGNVMASAPAFAHFEGDLLNDLIPFVEATYSVKTDRTDRALAGLSMGGGQSLNFGLGHLDTFAWVGGFSSAPNTRPPAELMPDPELAKQQLKLLFVSCGNQDGLIRISQGVHAFLKENGVPHIWHVDEHAHDFQHWRKALYQFAQRIFR, encoded by the coding sequence ATGGTCGAGTACGACTCGACGACCGTCGGCACACGGCGCAAGGTGCTCATCTACACGCCGCCCGGCTATTCGGCCGACCAGAAATATCCGGTGCTCTACCTGCTCCACGGCATTGGTGGGGACGAGGAGGAGTGGCGCCGTGGCGGTCAGCCGGAAGTCATCCTCGACAACCTGATCGCGGACCAGAAGGCCGTGCCGATGGTCATCGTCATGCCCAACGGGCGCGCGCAGCCGAACGACCGCGCCGAGGGCAATGTCATGGCCAGCGCGCCCGCCTTCGCCCACTTCGAGGGCGACCTCCTCAATGATCTCATTCCATTCGTCGAGGCGACGTATTCGGTGAAGACCGATCGCACAGACCGCGCGCTGGCCGGACTCTCGATGGGCGGCGGCCAGTCCCTGAATTTCGGGCTGGGGCATCTCGACACCTTTGCCTGGGTCGGCGGGTTCTCATCGGCGCCCAACACGAGGCCGCCGGCGGAGCTCATGCCCGATCCGGAGCTCGCGAAACAGCAGCTGAAGCTGCTCTTCGTTTCCTGTGGCAACCAGGACGGCCTGATCCGCATCAGCCAGGGAGTCCACGCCTTCCTCAAGGAGAACGGGGTTCCGCACATCTGGCACGTGGATGAGCACGCCCATGATTTCCAGCATTGGAGGAAGGCGCTGTACCAATTCGCACAACGGATTTTCCGCTGA
- a CDS encoding esterase, which yields MKPRLLPFVLLTGLAVTSGIAQARSDAPEDDWKPATSNQPGKDYPKVNPEGRVKFRIVAPEARSVGVTFRDSSEFIRGDDGAWYGHTRPLDEGFHYYLIRLDGAEVPDPNSRMFFGANRWGSAVEVPAKDQDFYALKNVPQGQLRELFFHSKSTDAMRRAFVYTPPGYDQNPDRRYPVLYLQHGWGENEYGWGVQGRAREIMDNLIAGNKARPFLIVMIYGMTNETPMGGLRNFDITPFETVLVQELIPFVDAHFRTLSDQPHRAMAGLSMGGMETRMITLRHLDTFSHIGVFSGGSIAVTNLTDLEAFKLKNRLVFVSYGSRELGDNRGGDPKSNVEALRAAGINSHFYVSPDTAHEWQTWRRSLREFAPLLFKE from the coding sequence ATGAAGCCAAGACTCCTCCCCTTCGTGCTGCTGACCGGGCTGGCCGTGACATCCGGCATCGCCCAAGCCCGGTCCGACGCTCCGGAAGACGACTGGAAACCGGCCACTTCCAATCAACCCGGCAAGGACTACCCCAAAGTCAATCCGGAGGGCCGCGTGAAATTTCGCATCGTCGCGCCGGAGGCCCGAAGCGTGGGCGTGACCTTCCGCGACAGCAGCGAATTCATCCGGGGGGACGATGGCGCCTGGTACGGCCACACCCGGCCGCTGGATGAGGGATTCCACTACTACCTGATCCGGTTGGATGGGGCGGAGGTGCCGGATCCCAATAGCCGGATGTTCTTCGGGGCCAACCGCTGGGGCAGTGCGGTCGAGGTTCCGGCCAAAGATCAGGATTTCTATGCCCTGAAGAACGTGCCCCAGGGCCAGTTGCGCGAACTCTTCTTCCACTCGAAGAGCACCGATGCGATGCGCCGCGCGTTCGTCTACACGCCGCCGGGCTACGACCAGAATCCGGACCGGCGGTATCCCGTCCTTTATCTCCAGCACGGCTGGGGCGAGAACGAGTACGGTTGGGGAGTCCAAGGGCGGGCCCGGGAGATCATGGACAACCTGATCGCCGGGAACAAGGCCCGGCCGTTCCTCATCGTCATGATCTACGGCATGACGAACGAGACGCCGATGGGCGGCCTCCGGAACTTCGACATCACTCCCTTCGAGACGGTGCTTGTGCAGGAACTGATTCCGTTCGTTGACGCGCATTTCCGGACGCTCTCCGACCAGCCCCACCGCGCGATGGCCGGCCTCTCCATGGGCGGCATGGAGACCCGGATGATCACGCTGCGCCACCTCGACACCTTCTCGCACATCGGGGTCTTCAGTGGCGGCAGCATTGCCGTGACGAATCTCACGGACCTGGAGGCGTTCAAGTTGAAGAACCGGCTGGTCTTCGTCAGCTACGGCAGCAGGGAGTTGGGCGACAACCGCGGCGGGGATCCCAAGTCCAACGTCGAGGCGCTCAGGGCGGCAGGGATCAACAGCCACTTCTACGTCTCGCCGGATACCGCCCACGAATGGCAGACTTGGCGACGCAGCCTCCGCGAGTTCGCGCCGCTGCTGTTCAAGGAGTGA
- a CDS encoding GH32 C-terminal domain-containing protein has product MNIRAIFSTMVAVAALSNGAFAAEPTLPNPLREKTLVVWAAPANLTQRGGSVLTLDDRHSHFDGVVFGEIAPGRWMAGSDSFKRTLRSQGSVPEETSTGGDPVQIAIVYRGREVEIYRNGTPYSRYVVDGVRMFGPDSAVVLGLRHLEAQDGACFAGSIEDARIYDFALSASQIGALKPNQPSEPAPVGWWHFENGDVRDATGHFPPGRLVGAARVEGGRLILDGDDSFLVTPPEAAPGAAEVVQPDVPEEWILNYHLMHPGAESLPGDPNAAFHLDGLYHLHYILRHPWKGRQTFAFVHVTSPDLLHWTWQPTVLQRSFTGHGMFSGTGFIAPDGRPAVIYHGESSGRNQIAIATDRQLSGWEKPYPVEVQRADGSPAEMNHWDPDCFRVGDTYYAISGGNNPPVFKSKDLRHWTLIGDFVGRQSPDVVVGEDISCPNFFPLGDQWMLLCISHPLGCRYYLGDWDATAEQFVPRTHGRMNWARNEQLVWGVLNRTDFFAPESVETSDGRRVMWAWLTSVGPDNVLLHRTIQSLPRELSLPSDGRLRIQPLRELEGQRRDPVTLRNVVLSHAITGHGDRVPPTSAPELQRITELPGDSVEFRVIIPRAEALRKLLGFVLFAGGDDPGLPILLRPDTGTLRVGTTEAPFAITELADDEDLELRVFVDKYLVEVFANGRQAVLAAHPHPSERRALDAFTVGAPTTLRQLDLWRIEPTNRGFYEARTNRIWEPKPL; this is encoded by the coding sequence ATGAACATCAGGGCCATCTTCTCCACCATGGTCGCCGTCGCCGCGCTTTCGAATGGCGCGTTCGCGGCCGAACCCACCCTGCCGAACCCGCTTCGGGAAAAGACGCTCGTGGTGTGGGCCGCTCCGGCAAATCTGACCCAGCGCGGTGGCAGTGTGCTGACTCTCGACGACCGCCACTCGCACTTTGATGGCGTCGTCTTCGGCGAGATCGCGCCGGGACGCTGGATGGCCGGCAGCGACTCCTTCAAACGGACCCTGCGGTCCCAGGGGTCGGTGCCGGAGGAAACCAGCACCGGCGGAGACCCAGTGCAGATCGCCATCGTGTATCGCGGCCGGGAGGTGGAGATCTATCGCAATGGGACGCCGTACTCGCGGTACGTGGTGGACGGCGTCCGGATGTTCGGTCCGGACAGCGCCGTCGTGCTCGGTCTGAGGCACCTCGAGGCTCAGGACGGCGCGTGTTTCGCCGGTTCCATCGAGGACGCTCGCATCTATGACTTCGCGCTGTCCGCTTCCCAAATCGGTGCGCTCAAGCCCAACCAACCCTCTGAACCGGCGCCGGTGGGATGGTGGCACTTCGAGAACGGGGACGTGCGAGACGCCACGGGACACTTTCCTCCTGGCCGGTTGGTGGGCGCCGCTCGCGTCGAGGGCGGACGGTTGATCCTGGATGGTGACGACAGCTTCCTCGTGACGCCGCCGGAGGCCGCGCCGGGTGCCGCTGAGGTTGTTCAGCCGGACGTGCCCGAGGAGTGGATCCTCAACTATCACCTCATGCATCCCGGCGCCGAGAGCCTGCCCGGGGATCCCAATGCGGCCTTCCATCTCGATGGCCTGTATCACCTCCACTACATCCTTCGGCATCCTTGGAAGGGTCGCCAGACCTTCGCCTTCGTTCATGTCACCAGCCCCGACCTGCTCCACTGGACATGGCAGCCCACGGTTCTCCAACGGTCGTTTACCGGGCACGGCATGTTCAGCGGCACCGGTTTCATCGCGCCCGATGGCCGCCCTGCGGTGATCTACCATGGCGAATCTTCGGGCCGGAATCAGATCGCCATCGCCACCGATCGCCAGCTGTCGGGCTGGGAGAAGCCCTACCCGGTCGAGGTCCAACGTGCCGACGGCAGCCCGGCCGAGATGAACCACTGGGACCCCGACTGCTTCCGGGTGGGTGACACGTACTACGCCATCTCCGGGGGCAACAATCCGCCCGTGTTCAAGTCCAAGGACCTGCGCCACTGGACGCTCATCGGCGATTTTGTAGGGCGGCAGTCTCCGGATGTTGTGGTGGGTGAGGATATCTCGTGTCCCAATTTCTTCCCCTTGGGCGACCAGTGGATGCTCCTGTGCATCAGCCACCCGTTGGGCTGCCGGTATTATCTCGGCGATTGGGATGCCACTGCAGAGCAATTCGTGCCGCGAACGCATGGCCGCATGAACTGGGCCCGGAACGAGCAGCTCGTTTGGGGTGTGCTGAACCGCACCGACTTCTTCGCGCCCGAAAGCGTTGAGACTTCCGATGGACGCCGGGTGATGTGGGCTTGGCTTACTTCGGTGGGACCTGACAACGTCCTTCTCCATCGGACCATTCAGTCGCTGCCGCGCGAACTGAGTCTGCCGTCGGATGGGCGCCTGAGGATTCAGCCCCTCCGCGAACTTGAAGGACAGCGACGCGACCCCGTCACCCTCCGCAATGTCGTCTTGTCGCACGCCATCACCGGCCATGGCGATCGGGTGCCACCCACGTCTGCTCCGGAATTGCAACGGATCACCGAACTGCCCGGGGATTCGGTCGAGTTTCGGGTGATCATCCCGCGCGCCGAGGCATTGCGAAAACTCTTGGGCTTCGTCCTGTTCGCCGGCGGTGACGATCCGGGACTTCCCATTCTTCTCCGACCGGACACGGGCACGCTCCGGGTGGGGACGACGGAGGCACCGTTCGCCATCACGGAACTGGCAGACGACGAGGACCTGGAGTTGCGGGTATTCGTGGACAAATACCTCGTCGAGGTCTTTGCCAACGGTCGCCAGGCCGTGTTGGCCGCCCACCCCCATCCCAGCGAGCGTCGCGCACTGGACGCCTTCACCGTCGGCGCGCCGACCACCCTCCGACAGCTCGACCTTTGGCGCATTGAACCCACCAACCGGGGATTTTACGAGGCGCGGACCAATCGCATCTGGGAGCCGAAGCCGCTCTGA